A segment of the Lycium ferocissimum isolate CSIRO_LF1 chromosome 10, AGI_CSIRO_Lferr_CH_V1, whole genome shotgun sequence genome:
TACTCGGAGTTATTACAAGTGCACATATCCTAATTGTCTAGCAAAAAAACAAGTGGAGAGATCACATGACGGGCATATTACAGATATCCACTATGTCGGGAAACATGAACATCCCGAAACTCTAAGTGGTCCCCAGACCTCCCCGGAGCTGGTTCTCCCTTTGCAAATGAGACGACCAGACGTTCCAATTATCACTACATTAGAAGGTACCCAAGATTGCTGAGTGAATTATGAATTTCTTTGAcctatagcctgtttggccaagatTCTGGGAAGCCAAAAgtacttcttttctttcaaaaacttCTTATTTTAGAAAGTTAAGGAAACGGCCAAGCTTTTGTAGAAAACATAAATGCTTTGAGCAGTAGCATAAGgtgtttttcagaagctaaaaaaagtagtttttcccaaaagcacttttggaaCATTAGTCAGGCACAAAGTACTATTCTAATATTggcaaaagtgcttttcaaattgattCGCCAAACACAAGCTGCTACTCTCGAAAAGTACTTTCTTGAAACACACTTCTgacaaaaaacacttttcaaaatatagCAAATTCtggaagcttggccaaacaggctactAGATTCTTTACTAATTTTATATAGTGATATTTATCAGCTGAAAGCAAGAAATCTACTGCGCCCCGAGAAACATGTGAACCTAGTAAACTATCAGAGGCTCTGCTTGCGTTGGACACTGTATCAGCTTGTGGTGGTGTGAAGGTTACTCCTTTGAAGCCacataaaatagaaaatgaggTTGATAAAAATGATAGTCCAGACTCAAAAAGACGGTATGTTGAAGCGCAAGCTGTGTTTGTCTTTGGTGTTTTCAGGTTTAGATACTCTCTTAAAATTAATAGTTGTGTAATTGTTTTGCAACAGAAAAAAGGATATAGTAGCTATGGATGTTACTCCACCTGTTAAGTCCCATAGTGAACCACGACACATTGTTCAGACCGTGAGCGAAGTAGATATAGTCAACGATGGTCAGCGCTGGCGCAAGTATGGGCAAAAATTTGTAAAAGGCAATCCAAATCCGAGGTGCATATAAATATTACTTTAAAGCATATATTCACAAATTTGGTATGCTCGTGCCTGgtgattttttttatcaacACTTTTGGATATCAGGTTTTATCATTCCTCCTTATCTTAATTTCATCCTCAGGATATTTTTCTGCAGTGCTGTTACATATTAATCTCATGATACATATAATGTTATCACTGATAGTAGaatttggaaactagactctCTGTGGAAAAAGATCTTTCTTTTTGGTTCACTTCCATTTTTCTTCTGCAATTATTGATAATCTGGAAAGATGGATTTACAATAAAGTAAATCCCCATGAGTTTTCCACTTTATATGTTGCTCTGATAACTTGTTTCTTATTTTTGGTAACATAAGAAAATCTGTCAGCTTTTCTCATTCCATTTCAgtccaaccccaccccacaaaACCCTCCCGTTCTATCTGAAGtgctttttctttctctaaTGCCAACTTCTCTTCTATCTATAGGAGTTATTATAGATGCTCAATTGCTGGTTGCCCTGTCAAGAAGCATGTGGAGAGGGCATCCCATGATCCAAAATTGGTCATTACAACATACGAAGGGCAGCATGTCCATAATTTCCTTATTTCTAGGGCTATCAGCCAAATATCAGTAGTGCCTGATGCCAGTACAACAGGAGTCGTACGTGCAGATTCCAGAATTGAATCTGGTAAAAACAAACATGTCAGAGAGTCCAGAACTGAATTGGGTGAAAACAAACATGTCATAGAGTCCAGAGTTGAATCAGGTGAAAACAAACACGTTGGAGAGGCCAAAATGAAATCGGGTGAAAACAAACATGTCGGAGAGTCCAGAATTGAATCCGGTGAAAACAAACATGTCGGAGAGTCCAAAATGAAATCGGGTGAAAACAAACATGTCGGAGAGTCCAGAATTGAATCGGGTGAAAACAAACAAGTCGGAGAGTCCAGAACTGAATCGGGTGAAACCAAACATGTCGGAGAGTCCAAATCTGAGTCGGGTGAAAACAAACATGTCAGAGAGCCCAAACTTGAATCAGGTGAAAACAAACACGTCAGAGAGTCCAGAATTGAATCAGGTGAAAACAAACATGTTGGAGAGACCACATCTGAATCGAGTGAAAATAAACATGTCGGAGAGTCCAAATCTGAAGCAGGTGAAAACAACCATGTTGGAGCATCCGTATCTAAATCGGGTGAAAATAAACATGTCAGCCTTGACATGGCTGTTCATATTGGTGCAAATTGAGTGTTAGTCGTTGATGCAGAGCGATCAACTTATCCAAAGGTAGAGTTCCTACAGCACCATTCCTCTAATCTTACGATTTTGTTCAATTGTTCTCTTCCTGTAAGGGGAGAAGAGAAGGTTACATTTCTATAGGTAAACTTTTTAGCTTGTTATTGGCGATGGGGGTGTGTTATCGTGTATTCACTGTATAAATTATGTTTCGTAGCAAACAGGAAAGTGAATGTAGGGTTTATCATAAATAATCAATTATTGACAGTTGATCAGGCTGCTTTAGCTTACAGTAATTGGTTTGCAGATGCATTATACATCAGAATTTAGTGATAAGTTATCTACAATGGAAAGTTGTTCTTTCTAACTTGTCACTCCTCCCCAATTGTTCTTTGATTGAGGTATAGtttattgattgattgataacAGCCGACTCCTCATGGTCCTAAAATATAAACGATGGTTTTAAAGATGTCTTTTGTCACTTGGACAAAATTCAGATATTTGAAGTAGCTACCCAGTGTAATAGTTCAGGTGCGTACAAGCTGACTCAGACATCATTATcataaagaaaaattcaaacactTCAAGCGGTTTCTCAGCTCGAATATTTAAAAGAATCTAACAGGATTGGTAAAAGGATATGTATGCATCTTACAGCTGGTAACCTATTTAAAAGAATCTAACAGGGTTGGTAAAAGGATATGTATGCATCTTACAATTGGAAGTGCCAAAATCACTCAGATTTTCAAACTGAAGGTCAGTGTGCTTGGTCCAATTTCATAGGGACCAAAACCAGAAAGTACTAATAATATAAGGACTGAAACTCTTATACTTTTTAGGTATTAATGTGTGATTACTAATATTAAACAAATTAGTAATCTtacaattaattaaacaaattatcCAAAAGTTCCACTCCCTAatactccctttgtttcaatttatgtgaacctttttGGAGTACGAGAGTCAAACTTTATAATTTTGATCTTAAATTTCGATAAtgatttttcaagtttgtaaaaataaaatttatatatttagaaactacataaaaagtactataagttatgataatttataattcaagtAATTAAGAACAAATGTAAGAAAAATGTGATTAAAGAACTACCTCGTAGACTCTCCAAATAGTaataggttcatataaattgaaacagagggagtattaatcaTCTTCCTGTCCTTGGGTTTGGTTGGCTATTGGCGAATAACATGATTCTCGAAGAGTTACTGGGAAATAATGTGATGATGAGTCAAATAGATGCAAGGGTAGACGACTATCAATACCTATTTTAAGTAGGTGTCATATTTATTGATTAATCTTCAATTATTCTTTTAATTCACAAGATATCACACGAGAGAATGTTTGTGCAGATAATTCAATGATCAAATCTAATGTGGTAGATGATACGTATATGTCAAAAATCTTATATGTAAAACTATATGAAACTATATCTGGCACTATATTAAACCTAAGTTACTTGGACTTTTCGAAAGTGTTGCCGCACCcgtgttggatcctccaaaaatatactacttttgaaggatccgacaaGCACCTGTCGACATTTTAGAAGAGTCGAAAGTAACTTAGTATTAAACTATCCGGAGAAGAATACTTAACACGGACAAGGCACAGATACTCAACATGGACAAGGCATAGTGGCCATCACTGAGAATTAGAGCAAAACAGTTCAAATGAATTGCAACACTCATGTGGATCTGGTTACTGATCTCATTTGGTTTGTCAAAGGAGAACAACTGCAACATGGTTCTGAAGCAAGCAGAAATCATTCAGAAGTTTAAtcttgttgtatttttttttttatttttttttattttctcattttagCTAACTCAAACTTTGAACATGATGTAGCTTTTATATTTGATGTTTGGGAGATTATAAATAAAATCAGTTAGTAGGCTCCATGCCTATTAgcatattaaattaaaaataacgGATAATGAGGGGTGAGCGTTCAggcaatttaaattaaatataagagcctcgatttttttttaaaaacaataagAACCTTGATTTGAATTTATGGTTTTTGTATTTGAGAAattacaagttaaataagctAAGATTGGttggatttttaaaaagtacCTGCAGTAGTCCTGAAATAGACATGATGTGGATTGGATAGGCTGCTGTTTTAGATTGGGGTGTgtataattcattttcatttaaggggaaaaaaaacatcaaatcgaaattttagttttttgaaactttgaaaaaagaagaagagaaacgaATAATTCAAAATGGAAAGATATAAAAGACTTATTTTAGAGTGTGACATTTTTACTTTGCCAgtattttatgttttaaatatCTTTTTAGAAAAACGCTTTCTTCTAATACtattaaaagaaaaactcaATCTCCTTTATATATTCACAGAATAGCTTGAGACCCCCCTGAATTTATCGATTTTTATTTGGTGTACACCTAAGCTATGCGTTGGCataattacccccctgaacttggTAATATGATAGTCTCGACCCCCCTAGAcgctgatgtggcaaagagCGTGAACACACTCTCTTTTAGGAGCGTGGATGggtcaaaaattgaaaaatcagCTTCCAAGTGGAGTATTTTTCAACTATTAATCGCCATATAATCAAtataatgatttattttttccaattgtgtttctttttggcttttcttaatattcattacatattttatcccaattgaatttttttctttttagatataatgattatttatttcaactatgtattttttttttctttttttggatcCAAATCTAAATAACTTAGTTGAAACTCTATTTattttagccaaataaaaagAAGGTTTAGCAAAAGTAATGAAGTTTAGACGGTGcattttctacaaaaaaaaaaattgtgtatttttcttttcatgcaattactatttatttcaactctgcattatttttttggggtcaaatgcttaaaatatttggttgatactttatttatttctttttagatACAATGATTATTTGCTTTAACTgtgtatttcttcttttcctggccaaatatataaaaataacttgattagaatatcattatctttagccaaataaaaaaagtatGGTCAAAATATTGTTGtttcaagttcttttttttttttttttttccagatttggcCCAAAAAAGATAATCTAAATAATTGGTGAacttaaaaaggtaaaaaatatatattttatccttaaaaaaTGCCACATGGACAAAAAAATCCATGTGGCAGCGCGTGTGTCACACGTCAAGAGGTTTTCAGCGTCTATGGGGGTCGAGACTATTATATTAccaagttcaggggggtaattaAGCCAACGCATAGTTTAGGTGTACACCGAATAAAAATCAACAAGTTCAGGGGGGTCCCAAGCTATTCTGCCAATGAATAAGTCACTATAACGATAACgtaatttagaaaaatacaATTAAGGTGTTAAACTACAACTCTCCTCGATGAGCTTCTATTTTTTGAAACGTAGCCGTAATAAACTCATTACAAatattactaattttttttttttttttttataagtcaCAAAATAACTACTCAGAAGCTCAACAAAGACAATAACTTATAAATCACTATAATGACATCATAGTTTAGAAAAACACAATTCAAGTATAAAATACAACTCTCCTCGATGAGCTTCTATTTTTGAAACGTATCTATAATACACTCAttgaaaatattataaaataaatttttttatacaagTCATAAAACAACCACTCATAAGCTCATCAAAGACAATAACTTATTTTTTGCACcaatatgaatttgatggatGTTGGTTTACTTGGTTTAGAAACTTTATTTTTGGGTAGGCGTCAAATGATCAATTTTCTAAACAATgctaattttttgtttttaaaagtcATTAGGGCTGACTAGATTTGAACACTCGACCTCGATAGTAAAACTAaaggcctaaaccagtgcgtgGATGGAAGCACTTTTATCGAGcagtgtcattttttttttttttataaataaccAGTATATCTTTTGATTCGCCagattatttatgtatatataaataaaaaatatttccgGCCAAGCGGTGTCAGGTTGCTTGGCGTCATGTGCCTCTGCCCCTGCTCACGATCTGcacacaaaaaggaaaaatcaattAGCAATTGAAATTTAAAGACAACTAAATTTATCAAAGTTGAACATGTAATACTTACGAGGTGAATGATAAGCGATGTAAGTCACCATACATATTGTGGTAAGGATAAGCAGAAGATTGTAGTTCCCCTTAATTTTTAATCCATTTCCGGATTTCACAATTTCTTAGGACCTCTCTATCACAGATTCAGCAGACTCATTATAGTCTAAAACATCATTACTTTCATCAGCAACTCCCCCCGTAGCACGTGAATCTTGACCTGCAGCTTGATGATCATTCTTCGATTCCAAAATTTGGATAGCCTTCTTTGCTATTTCCTTTTTCTGTTTCTCCAAATCTCTGATGTTAGGCCGCTTAGCATCGATGCCAACATATAGTAGGAAAGCAGAAGCACAGAAGGCAAAAAAAAGTCCGACAATTGTCACACACATAAATCCAAATGCAGCATCACAACTCAACACGAGGCTCACGAGACACATTCCTCCCCCGGACAGCGTAAAGGCGAAACAAACTTGGCCAACAAATGCATTATAAATCTCAGCTGCTTCTTTATGGATTTGTGAAATAGTGAGCTGTAGAGTATTCATCTCCTTTTCCAAAACAACCAAATTATGCACGTTAGGCAAGAGTCGTCTAGGAGGAGTAAGGTAATCTGGAGAAATATTCATACAAAATCACAAACACAAGTAAACAACCatataaagaggaaaaaaaaggtaCTTTTAATAAGAGGCCTATacgttttttcatacttttgtTTATAGTGTATATCCTTAACAACATAAAGTCTTTAATTTCACTTAATAAAATTATTGCTATCATTTATATTAGTAAGTATTAATTTAAGTTAATAAGATGTTAACCATGCGTTAGCAACACAATCTGTAGgatattgttgtataaaatttatttactaatatgaAGATATGAGTAGGCTAAtgcaaaattctaaaatatttttacaataaaagtaaacagtttttctttttattgtttactttttttttatatatatttctacAAACTACAATATTGTTTAAGCAAAGctcaaatcatgaaattgacacttaattaaaaaaattggagcCTTAATTTTTTAGAGGCCTAAAGCGAAGACTTCACTAGTCTCCCCCCTTGAGCCACTTCTGAAGTGAACAAATGAATAAGTCACTATAACGATAACgtaatttagaaaaatacaATTAAGGTGTTAAACTACAACTCTCCTCGATAAGCTTCTATTTTTTGAAACGTAGCCGTAATAAACTCATTACAAatattactaatttttttttttaacaagtcACAAAATAACTACTCAGAAGCTCAACAAAGACAATAACTTATAAATCACTATAATGACATCATAGTTTAGAAAAACACAATAGAAGTATAAAATACAACTCTCCTCGATGAGCTTCTATTTTTGAAACGTATCTATAATACACtctttgaaaatattattaaataattttttatatacaagTCATAAAACAACCACTCATAAGCTCATCAAAGACAATAACTTATTTTTTGCACCAATATAAATTTAATGGATGTTGGTTTACTTGGTTtagaaactttattttttggtaGGCGTCAAATGATCAAGACCTGACTTCAGTAAATTTTCTAAACAATgctaattttttgtttttaaaagtcAT
Coding sequences within it:
- the LOC132032979 gene encoding WRKY transcription factor 44-like isoform X2 is translated as MGTPRDQATDEVFPENLEQKTDPDPATRKPELNEKRSFEPFSADVVSGELQKRLSPDADAQASKNNQEESKHPSTCQEVSSKVQLSQSNKRIKSEADASGSGQLSSLPKDSDAKSCGSESGVEEKVVPLLSGKASDSSGQMQSPNTEVSASESDQQRVTYPIKHEKALDKLQPRRNPDTSVHGMTSDQAMTLFKVPEKPSEDGYNWRKYGQKLVRGNEFTRSYYKCTYPNCLAKKQVERSHDGHITDIHYVGKHEHPETLSGPQTSPELVLPLQMRRPDVPIITTLEAESKKSTAPRETCEPSKLSEALLALDTVSACGGVKVTPLKPHKIENEVDKNDSPDSKRRKKDIVAMDVTPPVKSHSEPRHIVQTVSEVDIVNDGQRWRKYGQKFVKGNPNPRSYYRCSIAGCPVKKHVERASHDPKLVITTYEGQHVHNFLISRAISQISVVPDASTTGVVRADSRIESGKNKHVRESRTELGENKHVGEAKMKSGENKHVGESRIESGENKHVGESKMKSGENKHVGESRIESGENKQVGESRTESGETKHVGESKSESGENKHVREPKLESGENKHVRESRIESGENKHVGETTSESSENKHVGESKSEAGENNHVGASVSKSGENKHVSLDMAVHIGAN
- the LOC132032979 gene encoding WRKY transcription factor 44-like isoform X1, with the protein product MGTPRDQATDEVFPENLEQKTDPDPATRKPELNEKRSFEPFSADVVSGELQKRLSPDADAQASKNNQEESKHPSTCQEVSSKVQLSQSNKRIKSEADASGSGQLSSLPKDSDAKSCGSESGVEEKVVPLLSGKASDSSGQMQSPNTEVSASESDQQRVTYPIKHEKALDKLQPRRNPDTSVHGMTSDQAMTLFKVPEKPSEDGYNWRKYGQKLVRGNEFTRSYYKCTYPNCLAKKQVERSHDGHITDIHYVGKHEHPETLSGPQTSPELVLPLQMRRPDVPIITTLEAESKKSTAPRETCEPSKLSEALLALDTVSACGGVKVTPLKPHKIENEVDKNDSPDSKRRKKDIVAMDVTPPVKSHSEPRHIVQTVSEVDIVNDGQRWRKYGQKFVKGNPNPRSYYRCSIAGCPVKKHVERASHDPKLVITTYEGQHVHNFLISRAISQISVVPDASTTGVVRADSRIESGKNKHVRESRTELGENKHVIESRVESGENKHVGEAKMKSGENKHVGESRIESGENKHVGESKMKSGENKHVGESRIESGENKQVGESRTESGETKHVGESKSESGENKHVREPKLESGENKHVRESRIESGENKHVGETTSESSENKHVGESKSEAGENNHVGASVSKSGENKHVSLDMAVHIGAN